The sequence TGTTAAGTGTGAAAACACATGATTAATAACCGTTAATGGTTGTAATATTTCCACTTTACCCGAATGATGTTCCATCCACGTTTTCTCAAAAAAAGTAACCATATTTTTATGTTTGCCACTCAACGGTATATTTGGAAATTCCCATAAACTTGCTAACAATCCTTCATCCGGACGCTTTTGAATGAAGACCTGACCTTTTTCATCCATCAAGAGTGCAGCGATAAACTCTACCGTCTTCCCCTTTTTCTGTTTTGTTTTTACAGGGAAATTCGTTTCTGTTCCGTGTTGAAATGCACGGCAATGATCTCGTACTGGACAAAGTAGGCATGCTGGTGATGTCGGTTTACATATGAGCGCACCAAGTTCCATTAAGCCTTGGTTAAAGCTAGACGGATCATCATGAGAAATAATCGCCTCTGTTATTTGTTCAAAAAGTTTCCGGGTGCGCGCCTTTGCTATATCATCCTCTATTTCAAAAACCCTTGATAGTACACGCATAACATTTCCATCTACAGCTGGGATTGGTTGATCATATGCAATACTTAACACTGCTCCCGTTGTGTAAGGACCGACACCCTTCAATTGACTAAATTTCTCTTTTTCAACAGGAACTACTCCGCCATATTTCTCGTCTACTTCTTTGACCGCTGCTTGTAAGTTTTTTACACGCGAATAGTACCCTAATCCTTCCCAAACTTTTAATAATTCTTGTTCATCAGCCTCAGCTAATGCTTGTATCGTTGGATACTTTTCGATAAAGCGATGAAAATATGGGATAACGGTATCGACACGGGTTTGTTGTAACATGATTTCAGAAACCCATACTTTGTAAGGATCTTTATCCTTTCTCCAAGGAAGATCTCGTTTTTCTGCTTTAAACCAGTCGCGTAGTGATTTTTGAAAATCGTCTATGTTGAAGCTTTTTAAAAATGTCAGTACTCTTTCTTTCACACTTTGTCCTCCAAATGATAATATTTAATTAGAATCATAATTCACATGTTCGATGCGTACAATAAAAAATTGTATAATATCGTTTCTTTGAACAATGCTATGAATAATCATATCATCATTTTATATGATAACATGATGAATTCAGTACATTTTAAACTAGCCCTCGTTGTTGACTATATCAGCAGTCGAGTAAATACTTGGAGGTATGTTCTTGGATACTGGAACACATATTGTTATGGGTATTGCTTTAGGTGGACTGGCGACCATTGATCCAGTTGTATTCAATCATACAGAAACATATCACAGTGTTTTAATTGCTACAATTGTCGGATCGCAAATTCCGGATATTGATACGGTTTTGAAGTTACGAAATAATGCTGTATACATCCGAAACCACCGAGGCATTACTCATTCCATTCCTGCCGTCGTGTTGTGGCCACTTGCTATTGTAGCTATTTTATATTTGTTTTTCCCTGGGGCAAATTTACTTCATCTTTGGTTATGGACCTTTTTCGCTGTCTTTTTACACGTGTTTGTTGATATTTTTAATGCATATGGAACTCAGGCTTTACGACCATTCTCCTCAAAGTGGGTAGCGCTTGGCTGGATCAATACATTCGATCCATTCATATTCGGCATCCACGTAGTTTGCATTATTATTTGGGGACTTGGTGCTGATCCTCGCATTGTGTTCCTGACTATGTACGGAATCATTATCGGATATTATTTATACAGATACTATATTAGAAAATCACTAGTATCCATGATAAAAAAACGCATTCCTGATACAGAGGAAGTTATTTTAAGCCCGACGATGAAGTTTTTCCAATGGCGTATTGCTGTTATTGCAAAAAGTAAATTTTATGTTGCTCATGCATTCCGTCGTAGTTTTACGGTAGTTGATGAATTTGAACGGATTCCTCTACCAGATAATCCGATAATGAATGCGGCAATTAAAGATAAAAATGTTGGTGCTTTTTTATCCTTTTCCCCCGTCTATCGTTGGGAAATTGAAGAAGGAAACCATTACAATGAAGTTCGATTCATCGATTTACGTTATCGAAGTAAAGATCATTATCCCTTTTTCGCTGTTGTTAAACTAGACCATGAACTAAATATTTTGACATCCTATACGGGTTGGATTTACAACAAGGAGAAAATTAGAAAAAAACTAGAAATCTTACCACAGTAATTGCCAAAAAAATATAAGCAAATTTCTCTCAAACTAAACCATACTAAAAGTGCGTAACTATTTATACGCACTTTTTATTTTTCTCTCTAAAAAATTCACTATATTAAGGAGGAAAAAACCTTGGTACGTAATAAAGAAAAAGGTTTTCCAAATCAAGATGATCAAAAATTAGAAGGAATGCCTCGTGCTCAAGCGAAATACGCTTCTTTAAGAGCTGATGGGACAATTAATACGCACCCTCAAGAAAGAATGCACGCATCAAACAAAAGAGGAAACCAATAATAATGTATACACAGGACTTTTCGGTTTCCCAATATTGAAAAGTCCTGTTTCTTTATTCCACTTCCTCTAATAAAGAAATTGGAAGTCCTTCTTCTTTGCCATTTCCGTTGAGCCGATATCCCCAAGCAAAATAGCCTTTCAAGTAATTAACGCGAAAATATGTATCCGCTTCATTTCGTAACCGATATATTTCCCCTTTTTTTATATCTTTTGGATTTCGCAAATAACTTTCTGCCATGAGTGCTTTTCGTTCAAGAACAGCGTATTCATTTAGGATTCCGAGTTGTTCCGCTTTTCTCGCCTTTTCTCTTAAGTTAGCGATTTCTTGTTTTAATTCTAATTCAGTCATTTCACTATATCTTTTTTCTTCCATTTTAACACCTTCCCTTGTCTATTCTTCTGATGTAATATAATCTTCAAGAAAACGTTCAATATCAGAAAGTTGGAATCCCCTCCGATATAGATACTGTTTCACTTTAATAATTCGTTTGTCTACTGGTTGTGATTGGTACTTTCTCCAAGCCTTCTCCCCTTGGAATCGAATCGCATCCTCTTCATTATTTTCTTCGTTATGAATGAACGTCGCTTCCATCGCTTTTGAAATAATTTCTTTCGTGTAGCCTTTACGAACTAACATTTGCTGTAAATTATTTTTTAACTGGATAGAAGATAATGTTTTCCCTTTTCTTTTATGCTTATGACAAAGGGAGATTGCCTTTTCCAATTGAATTTCAGGTAAGTAATGCTTGTCTACGATTTCCTCAATCATTATGTCAGTAATTCCCTTTTTCCTTAATGCCTCTTTTAAAATGATTGGTCCTTTGTCCGTCGTATTCAATTGTGTTTTAACATACAAAGCTGTAAATTCTTCATCA comes from Bacillus andreraoultii and encodes:
- a CDS encoding small, acid-soluble spore protein K codes for the protein MVRNKEKGFPNQDDQKLEGMPRAQAKYASLRADGTINTHPQERMHASNKRGNQ
- a CDS encoding YfhH family protein, yielding MEEKRYSEMTELELKQEIANLREKARKAEQLGILNEYAVLERKALMAESYLRNPKDIKKGEIYRLRNEADTYFRVNYLKGYFAWGYRLNGNGKEEGLPISLLEEVE
- a CDS encoding metal-dependent hydrolase; amino-acid sequence: MDTGTHIVMGIALGGLATIDPVVFNHTETYHSVLIATIVGSQIPDIDTVLKLRNNAVYIRNHRGITHSIPAVVLWPLAIVAILYLFFPGANLLHLWLWTFFAVFLHVFVDIFNAYGTQALRPFSSKWVALGWINTFDPFIFGIHVVCIIIWGLGADPRIVFLTMYGIIIGYYLYRYYIRKSLVSMIKKRIPDTEEVILSPTMKFFQWRIAVIAKSKFYVAHAFRRSFTVVDEFERIPLPDNPIMNAAIKDKNVGAFLSFSPVYRWEIEEGNHYNEVRFIDLRYRSKDHYPFFAVVKLDHELNILTSYTGWIYNKEKIRKKLEILPQ
- the mutY gene encoding A/G-specific adenine glycosylase, with protein sequence MKERVLTFLKSFNIDDFQKSLRDWFKAEKRDLPWRKDKDPYKVWVSEIMLQQTRVDTVIPYFHRFIEKYPTIQALAEADEQELLKVWEGLGYYSRVKNLQAAVKEVDEKYGGVVPVEKEKFSQLKGVGPYTTGAVLSIAYDQPIPAVDGNVMRVLSRVFEIEDDIAKARTRKLFEQITEAIISHDDPSSFNQGLMELGALICKPTSPACLLCPVRDHCRAFQHGTETNFPVKTKQKKGKTVEFIAALLMDEKGQVFIQKRPDEGLLASLWEFPNIPLSGKHKNMVTFFEKTWMEHHSGKVEILQPLTVINHVFSHLTWKIHAFTGEITGDIQETNTFKLVSIDELSQYPLPVPYQKVWQAYIE
- the recX gene encoding recombination regulator RecX; the encoded protein is MGVYILPVIKKITVQKNNKERYNIFFDDGISGQYAFSVSEDILIKHDLRKGKDVSEEELTDIFYHEEIQKAYNQAIQFLSFRMRSMKEVHDYLSDKGIDEGVIEEVIRRLRERKYINDEEFTALYVKTQLNTTDKGPIILKEALRKKGITDIMIEEIVDKHYLPEIQLEKAISLCHKHKRKGKTLSSIQLKNNLQQMLVRKGYTKEIISKAMEATFIHNEENNEEDAIRFQGEKAWRKYQSQPVDKRIIKVKQYLYRRGFQLSDIERFLEDYITSEE